The following are encoded together in the Culex pipiens pallens isolate TS chromosome 1, TS_CPP_V2, whole genome shotgun sequence genome:
- the LOC120426256 gene encoding uncharacterized protein LOC120426256 codes for MYLRSSRSSSVVEVARSGSPLPEVVGQLQEHVRSSRPGGGADAVASTSGSEVVATIGSFGVSGIVVVDRIVAGVTGHRGTRTTVADAVVDAAVSRHFSFMT; via the coding sequence ATGTATTTGCGCTCCTCGAGGTCATCGTCGGTGGTTGAGGTGGCCCGCTCCGGATCGCCACTTCCGGAAGTCGTGGGGCAGCTGCAGGAACATGTGCGGAGTTCGCGACCAGGTGGTGGTGCGGACGCCGTCGCCTCCACCTCCGGTTCGGAGGTCGTGGCCACGATCGGTTCGTTCGGCGTCAGCGGGATCGTCGTCGTGGACCGGATCGTGGCGGGCGTTACGGGACATCGCGGAACTCGAACCACTGTAGCGGACGCCGTAGTCGATGCTGCTGTCTCTAGGCACTTTTCGTTCATGACCTAA